One Bombus pyrosoma isolate SC7728 linkage group LG11, ASM1482585v1, whole genome shotgun sequence DNA segment encodes these proteins:
- the LOC122572349 gene encoding mitochondrial assembly of ribosomal large subunit protein 1: MRTVLTSLLRTKIQFYKYKYLKPRANNVVTYSQLRQITMFPNNNQKQFNNDENIENESHNLVGSLSTTHKVFEDENAEIIFDVSEKQEMINLEDLRIEEEPHDPYEGINLKRGVNGVFEIEDLISLLQKSNAKNIFVTSVPSELQYVDYVVIVTGRSKKHMQSLANFVRKVYKLKKDKTDFLPKIEGEDSKDWLALDLGNIVLHIFSSSARSLYDLETLWSVGPNYDDKSRSSTDKDIMEQYNTFLSDLEPIENNDDDKKNEMYRQ; the protein is encoded by the exons ATGCGAACTGTACTAACAAGTCTATTACgaacaaaaatacaattttataaatataaatatttaaaacctCGTGCAAATAATGTAGTAACATATTCTCAATTAAGACAAATTACGATGTTTCCAAATAACAatcaaaaacaatttaataacgatgaaaatattgaaaacgaATCACATAACCTAGTCGGTTCGCTTAGTACCACTCATAAAGTTTTTGAAGATGAAAAtgcagaaattatttttgatgttagtgaaaaacaagaaatgattaatttagaAGATTTAAGAATTGAGGAAGAACCTCACGATCCTTATGaaggaataaatttaaaac GTGGCGTAAATGGTGTGTTTGAAATAGAAGATCTTATatcattattacaaaaaagtaatgccaaaaatatctttgttacTTCTGTACCCTCTGAATTACAATATGTTGATTATGTAGTTATAGTAACAGGTAGATCAAAGAAGCATATGCAGTCACTTGCTAAttttgtccggaaagtgtataaattaaaaaaggacAAAACAGATTTCTTGCCAAAAATTGAAGGAGAAGATTCAAAAGATTGGCTAGCTTTAGATTTAG GAAATATtgtattgcatattttttcaagttcTGCTAGATCATTATATGATTTAGAAACATTGTGGTCAGTTGGGCCTAATTATGACGATAAAAGTAGAAGTTCTACTGACAAAGACATTATGGAACAATATAATACGTTTTTATCTGATTTAGAACCAATTGAGaataatgatgatgataaaaagaatgaaatgtatagacaataa
- the LOC122573057 gene encoding uncharacterized protein LOC122573057, producing the protein MTNNLDSVCEKKSTRFLQIPLKSTEQIYLIFLIPTLISCFVYIIHFSADLVVAIQHFKENNLVWGCCTICFMYAPAIAYFMLTVSRPDWWMSNDDKLTKGMFCWFCLQLCQLIGFVFFSLYRYAGLIVLSIEAIILSGKERTETLNIAAAPAAIELYFFLQAWFQAVPQALFQTHLLFREPSFHQTHQSAVVKVLSITISIVILAIQTTSFQRFESQRINGRKLPWAMWLKKYCIQELCDFEEGTPLKLSDKKENNPIDNSLEQPESVKVQHEDKEQCDSHISLDRQVSVTPPLPPKNVYITPPPTPLRGITTVTPLPIPDVPAPPRPDSICIIPKNAESEQLFTKAVSIAERKNNTIQDLKVPQRRYSAKGLEEDDPVGKFLSFLWWFFFILARILTIAIFYEFYPLYLSIVLGIHYGIMLIYLFYYTQYYDIITFFLNLWLGLVYIVSLIEYRIKFKYADKWVLPYYIFVLMQNTFLTLSWYFYADWDGFWYSYIFLVILGSMTLCVLSTIIYCVLLKPKKRRIYTS; encoded by the exons ATGACAAACAATTTAGATTCAGTTTGTGAAAAAAAGTCCACCCGTTTCTTGCAAATTCCTTTAAAGTCAACTgaacagatttatttaattttcttaattccaACATTAATCAgctgttttgtatatataattcatttttctgcTGATTTAGTAGTTGCTATACAgcatttcaaagaaaataactTGGTATGGGGTTGTTGTACTATTTGTTTTATGTATGCACCAGCAATTGCATACTTTATGTTAACTGTTTCAAGACCAGATTGGTGGATGTCAAATGATGATAAATTAACAAAGGGAATGTTTTGTTGGTTCTGTCTTCAACTTTGTCAACTGATaggttttgtttttttttctctttatag gTATGCAGGTCTTATAGTACTATCTATTGAAGCTATTATTTTAagtggaaaagaaagaactgAGACTTTAAACATAGCAGCTGCTCCTGCAgctatagaattatatttctttttacaagcATGGTTTCAAGCAGTTCCTCAAGCTCTCTTTCAAACACATTTACTCTTTCGTGAACCATCATTTCATCAGACTCATCAATCTG CAGTTGTAAAGGTGCTTTCTATTACTATATCCATTGTAATACTTGCCATTCAGACTACCTCATTTCAAAGATTTGAAAGTCAACGTATTAATGGTAGAAAACTACCATGGGCAATGTGgttaaagaaatattgcaTTCAG gaACTTTGTGATTTTGAGGAAGGCACACCTTTAAAATTatctgataaaaaagaaaataacccTATAGATAATTCCTTAGAACAACCAGAATCTGTAAAAGTTCAACACGAAGATAAGGAGCAATGTGATTCTCACATTTCTTTAGATCGTCAAGTGTCTGTGACACCTCCTTTACCacctaaaaatgtatatattacacCACCTCCAACTCCTTTACGTGGAATTACTACAGTTACACCTTTACCTATACCAGATGTACCAGCTCCACCAAGACCAGATTCAATATGTATAATTCCAAAAAATGCAGAATCTGAGCAATTATTTACTAAGGCAGTATCTAttgcagaaagaaagaacaataCCATACAAGATTTAAAAGTTCCACAACGAAGATATTCGGCAAAAGGTTTAGAAGAAGATGATCCTGTAGGAAAATTTTTGAGTTTTTTATGGTGGTTCTTTTTCATTCTAGCACGTATACTTACTATTGCCATATTCTACGAATTTTACCCACTTTACTTATCCATTGTGCTTGGTATACattatggtattatgttaatatatcttttttattatacgcAATATTATGacattattactttttttcttaatttatggCTAGGATTAGTGTACATAGTTAGTTTAATtgaatatagaattaaatttaagtatGCAGATAAGTGGGTATTgccatattatatttttgtattaatgcAAAATACGTTTTTAACATTATCTTGGTATTTTTATGCAGATTGGGATGGGTTTTGgtattcttatatatttttggtCATTCTTGGAAGTATGACACTATGCGTTTTATCAACTATAATTTATTGTGTTTTGCTTAAACCAAAGAAACGTAGGATATATACCAGCTGA
- the LOC122573061 gene encoding uncharacterized protein LOC122573061 translates to MHCKIMDTFPTQRYETKIESFDTCMIDPANQQQEISETVSDQTSSQTTEIENQENHENSNLHQQQHDSEVQHQQDQPNQISHIQSNIQQSMTLTPIRIPAILDGEYFTVIRVEDSNITVQCVQCQRHLNGNLRSTGNFLSHIKRLHPFMVDKIKSKANQRKPAMIYIDLSAAKCQEIIRTRGGYRKCYKTDVWQPGSEEAYDQSNEWSESPVIRRRKIDEAECSDLLKISHNNSFVMEDEFDAIGRNIAAKLRSMKLDQRIIAEKLLNDILFEAQLGNLHKDSNIHV, encoded by the exons ACATGTATGATCGATCCTGCAAATCAACAGCAAGAAATATCTGAAACAGTCAGTGATCAGACATCTTCTCAAACAACTGAAATAGAGAATCAagaaaatcatgaaaattcaaatttacatCAGCAACAACATGATTCAGAAGTGCAACATCAACAAGATCAACCTAATCAAATTTCACATATACAATCCAATATTCAACAAAGCATGACTCTTACTCCAATTAGAATACCAGCTATACTCGATGGAGAATATTTCACAGTAATAAGAGTAGAAGACAGTAATATAACAGTTCAATGTGTACAATGTCAAAGacatttaaatggaaatttgagATCTACTGGAAATTTTTTAAGTCATATTAAa AGATTACATCCTTTTATggttgataaaattaaatctaaagCTAATCAAAGAAAACCTGCAATGATATATATTGATTTATCAGCAGCTAAATGTCAAGAAATAATAAGAACAAGAGGAGGATATAGGAAATGTTACAAAACA gaTGTATGGCAACCAGGAAGTGAGGAAGCTTATGATCAGTCTAATGAGTGGTCTGAAAGTCCAGTAATTCGTAGACGTAAGATAGATGAAGCTGAATGTTCtgatcttttaaaaatatcacataataattcatttgtaATGGAAGATGAGTTTGATGCAATTGGACGAAATATTGCAGCAAAACTTAGAAGTATGAAATTAGACCAAAGAATTATagctgaaaaattattaaatgatattttatttgaagcaCAATTAGGAAATCTTCATAAAGACtctaatatacatgtatag